The nucleotide window TCAATATTTTTTGAgtgtttttaatatactttctGTACTACACAATGGCTGAAAAATGTAAGGTACGTAGGTTAACAGTAAGTCAATGTTACGTGAAGCAGACGTTGCATATTTCTATAACATCCTATAACAGTTTTGGTGTACAATAATTAATTAAGAAACATCGAAGACAAACATGCTCGACTATGACATTTCGCGGATTtatctaattttttaatataacttgaaatttttattctcgaCCGTACCTAGGAGATGCCAAACATAATTAAGCTGTTGTTATATAGGAATGTGGATGTAAATGCGTAAATTGCACTCAATACGATCAACAACACTATGACATGCATCTGCATGTAGAGATAGAAAACTTACGACAACATTTGATGGAAAGGGATAGTCATATCGCAACAATGGAGACACAATTTTTAAGCGAAGCTGATAAATTTCCAAACGGAGAATTAGCATCGATGAAGGAAGAACTTTTAATCTGGCAGGAAAAATATTCTAGACTACACGAAGCTCACAAACGTGTTCAGAAAGTGAATCAAAATCTTGAGGATAAACTGTTGAGAATCGTAGACAAATGTGAAACAGAGAAAAGTGCGTTTACTAAGGATATTGCAACTTTATCCCATAGATTAGCGGATGCAAATTATACTATACATCGTTTAACTCAAGATAATGTATGTTTAAATATTGATACCTTGTCCCCTGTTAAATTCTAGATGTGCAGTGTATTTCATACATATTTCTTCCAGGAAAAGTATAGGAACGATGTGAACCTGGCAATACAGCTTCTTCAGTGTAAACCTTCTAATTTTGTTGGTCAAAAGTACGATTCTGTAAGTAACTGATATATGTATGCATGTTCATGCTTAAAATATAAACGGATCGTTATCCCTTATCATACCGGAAGTCTGATAGACGATTCAACAATACGAAACATGTTTATCTCTGTCAAAAACTTTGCTCTCTCATACCGTATTActtgtgtataaatatttttaagataATTCTATCATTACAGCATAAACAAATTTTAGAATTATTCTATTACTTTCAGTTACCTTCAGAAGTACAAGCCAAAGTAAGAACATACGTTGCACAAAAGAAACGTTCAAACGATAACACTCCTGATGTTAAAAGTATTACAGTACCAATTTCAACATTTCCTCCAACAGCGATGGTATATAATGTAACTAAACCTATGGTTGAAAAAGACAGTGACGACGATAGCGATGAATCTAAGCCTCCAGTGGACGTTGTCTCGGCTGCAATAATGGCCAAAGTTTTagaagatagagagaaagaaagaatattTGCTAAGCATTGTGATACCTGCACTTGCAACCGTAGGATTCTGATGGTTGACGCTGAGACTCAAACTAATTTGCAAGatgtttttccttgcaacgatTGTGTCGCGAAATATGCACAGAACGTAGAGAAAAATACTGACAAAAATTGCCAAACTAAAGAAAGTCAAAATTCTAATTTACACATAGCGTATCACGAGGTGAATGAAAACGTTAGTATTAGTAATATGCAATATCACAGTCACTGTACAAAGAATACTAGTAGTCAGTATTTAAGCACAAAAGATAAATTTTTAAGTAGGAATGGTAAAATAGAGAATGTGAAAGAAGACGGCCGCGCGAACTCTACAGCAAAAGttggtttaaataaaaaaaactcgATCCGCAGGAACGATGTGCAAACTCAAAACGTTTTCCATAGCCAGACTGAAAATGCGGCTGTACAAACGGCTCAAAAGATCGGAGAGGTATGTAACAATGGTAAATCGAATTCAGAAAAAGGAAAATCAGTGAAACCATACAAAAAGTCCGAGACCCCAGTTGACGGTACATTCAATTCAAATTGTTGGAATAAATTGGAAAAGAAATCTTCCAATCATAGTTGCATAGTTCCTGAAAGCCGTATTAGTCACTTTGATGGGAAAGAACAGAGTCATATTGACATTATTAATGATAGATTGCGGAAGAACGAGTGGACAAAGTTGAAGACTCAAACTAACGACAAGGCTAA belongs to Lasioglossum baleicum chromosome 17, iyLasBale1, whole genome shotgun sequence and includes:
- the LOC143217463 gene encoding uncharacterized protein LOC143217463 produces the protein MAEKCKECGCKCVNCTQYDQQHYDMHLHVEIENLRQHLMERDSHIATMETQFLSEADKFPNGELASMKEELLIWQEKYSRLHEAHKRVQKVNQNLEDKLLRIVDKCETEKSAFTKDIATLSHRLADANYTIHRLTQDNEKYRNDVNLAIQLLQCKPSNFVGQKYDSLPSEVQAKVRTYVAQKKRSNDNTPDVKSITVPISTFPPTAMVYNVTKPMVEKDSDDDSDESKPPVDVVSAAIMAKVLEDREKERIFAKHCDTCTCNRRILMVDAETQTNLQDVFPCNDCVAKYAQNVEKNTDKNCQTKESQNSNLHIAYHEVNENVSISNMQYHSHCTKNTSSQYLSTKDKFLSRNGKIENVKEDGRANSTAKVGLNKKNSIRRNDVQTQNVFHSQTENAAVQTAQKIGEVCNNGKSNSEKGKSVKPYKKSETPVDGTFNSNCWNKLEKKSSNHSCIVPESRISHFDGKEQSHIDIINDRLRKNEWTKLKTQTNDKANKNVDKVCSDNEIDIINDRVWKNDKTQQESHHPTQLTLIEVKNIDNSSNQNDSGQIEVATSPSFSSDSIVISTSDPSSSSSDVVQSLHNIGSKPSSQNRITGPRNCLVRVTPGSKNILLDNAGHYKTVLYTSGSNKPNTALVHSKKLSRSGSERSISTSSEESSPILLHDNNQLQRVAEWVESSVHMDNSVTNYPKLKPAENIIHKNSSLVYLNESETKSKLFNDTRRLHGNVQENSKREDLITDVQDFVNENSSNVLNNFSCVNDTEPGKEKDLITFDMPNEDEKVVPPQASNKTDNADFDYEVNITKEMEETYLKLAASLDPVALRLSSVDSADLTIEKYRKDHKRLQRSHDRVGSKM